The region TATTCTTATTGATTCCAAAAACGGTAGTTATCAGGAAAAACTGGACCTTACGGACTTGGAAAAAATGCCGCTGAAAGTAATTGACCGCAGACTGGTTTCAGACGAATCTGGAGGACTGATTGACCCTCGGTTGCTGGCCCCGGTATTAATGGAAATGGCGGCAGGAACCGGATTTTCTGATACAAGTTGAATTTGAAGGAAGGATTTATATGTTTATAGGCGCTCATATGCCCATAACCGGTGGCGTGGATAAGGCAGTGGAAAGGATTATGTCCATCGGAGGTACTGCCCTGCAGATTTTTACCCGCAACCAGCGCCAGTGGAAAGTCAAGCCGCTTGAAGAAAAAGTGGTAGATAGATTTAAAAATCTAAGGGAAGAGTGGGGCAATTATCCGGTTAGCGTTCATGATTCCTATCTCATAAATCTCGCCTCACCAAAGCCGGACAGCGCAGCTAAATCCGTAAAGGCTTTTGCTGAGGAATTACGCCGTACAGAGCGTCTGGGGATTGAATCTCTGGTAACACATCCCGGATCGCATTTGGGGTCAGGAAATGTTGAGGCCCTTGAGCGATATGTGGCTAACCTCGATCAGGCTATTGAGCTTTCTGAAACCGAAGAAGTGAATGTGCTTATCGAGAATACCGCCGGACAGGGAACGAATCTCGGAAGCAGGTTTGGAGAATTGGCGACCATTTTGGAAGGTTCCGGCTATACCTCGCGTATGGGAGTATGTTTTGATACCTGCCATGCATTTGCCGCCGGATATGATCTGCGTACACCAGAATCATGCGCAGAAGTCTTTGAACGGTTCGATAAGCTTATCGGCCTGGACTTCATTCGTTTTTTTCATCTGAACGACAGCAAGCAGGAATTTGGGTCCAACAAAGACCGTCATGAACATATCGGCAAAGGATATATCGGGCTTGAGGGATTCAGGTATATCGTGAGTGATTCCCGCTTTGCTGCTGTGCCTAAGGTTATTGAAACACCAAAAGATGACGATCCAGAATTCAAACTCGATATAGAGAATATCGAGCTTCTGCGTTCCCTGCATGAGTAGCTGACTTACCTACAGATTGTCCAAGCAGTTCTTCAGGGTGGATACTCCGCATGAGTGGAACATATGCAGGGGGATCTGCTTGGATTTGGTGTATTTCACGATATCTTTTTTGGCCGCGTGAGATATCTGGTTGGTGAAGATTATCACGTGATCGGCACTTCCCAGTTTTGCGGAAACCTTATTTTCCTTACCGGTGAAAACTTTGAGTTTAACGCCTTTTTTCTGGGCTGAAATAATATAGTCACGCTTTAGCCTATCCATTCCGCCTATAAGAGCTGCACACATGGTCGTCTCCTTTTGTTGATTTCTAACAGTTTTACTGAAAACGATTTTCAATGTCAATTAATAGTGACGAAAAAACATGAGAAACTGGGGAATTTAAGCGGTAATATTGTTAACTTTTAAAAAACTTGTAATAACGGTATATGTTTATTGAGCTTTACGGTATAAATTAAATCAAAATGTCAGGTTTTTTACGGTAAAATTAATTTTTAGAATTTAATTCATATTTGAATGGAAATAAAAATTTGATGATTACGCAAAGTTCCAGATCTGATTCGGGTTCAGACCATCTTGTTTTCCGTATTCTGATAATTCTTGCATTTACGATCTTTGCCGTATTTGTAGGGCTGTCATTATGGGTAGGCTATTCTTCCCAGCTACAGGTCAGGGATACTGCCCGTGAGTTGTTCGTAGGTGAATCAGCTAAAAGGGCCATGGCTGTCAGGTTCTATTTTTCCAACCGTGTTTCCGAGCTTGAGAGTGCCACAGATAGTAAGACCCTGCGGTCTTTTGTCCGTGTGCTGGAAGAGAAAGGGGCACTCTCCTCTCAAAAAGAGACAACCCTTATCTCCGATGTTTGCGCTGTAATTAGCGGAATTTTGTCCAAGCGTAGTGCAGGGGGGGAGCTTGCCTATTCAAGAATCGCGGTTCTTGATGAAAACGGAAAATTATTGCTGGATTCAGATGTGGAATGCATGATTGTCAAAGATAACCGTGAATTCGATAAATTCAGGGTCCGGCATGGAGTTCCGGCTTATTTTGCTGGCTCGTACGCTGGCGAGCTGTCCATTGTCGTCAGTGTTCCCATAGAATACGCAAAGGGGGGACGGGGGACCATTGTGGGCTGGACCAGAATGGAAAGCCTGCATCGCAGCTTGAGTTTCATGACGGTATCTCCTTCGGTTGGGAGCGATTTTCTGCGTGTTGGGGATACTGTTGTAGCTGTATCAAACATTTCCGCACAGCAGAGCGGGCACCTTCTACTAATGGACGCCTTGCATGAATGGAACGGTTTGACCGTGCTTAAGGCCGGACAGTCAGGGCGGGAAGTTGATTATCTGGCCATTTCGTCTCCTGTCCGCGGGACGTCGCTTAGTGTTATCAGTTTAGTGGAAGAAGATAAGCTGTTCGGTTTTCTCAGCCTGAGGCAGCAGTTCCTGCTTACTATATTTTTATTTATAGTTATTTCTGGTGGTTGTTTGTGGCTTATCCGTTCTGTACTGGCTCGTAAGGTTTATGAAGCACGCATGCAGGAAGCGGCCAAAAGGGTCGAGGAAGTCAACAGGCAGAAGGAAAAGATAGAGCAGGAAATCAAGAACCGTCACATGGCTGATGCCTTGCGCAAAAAAGCGGAAAACCGCTATCGGGATATTTTCGATAATGCCCCTATCGGGATTTTTCAGGCTAGTACGGACGGAAGATATCTGACTGTTAATAAGGCTCTTGCCGGTCTTTACGGTTATGAAAGCAGTGAAGAACTGGTTCAGAATGTCGAGAGTGTGGCTAAGCAGATTTATGTAAATCGGGATGATTGGGATCGAGCTATAGATATTTTGGATTTTTCCGGGCAGATATCTTCTTTTGAAGTTGAATGCAGGCATAGGGACGGCCATTCCATATGGACCTCCAGAGATTTAAGATTGGTCAAGGCAGAGCCGGGAATGCCTACCTATGTTGAAGGGTTTGTGGTTAATATCACTGCCCGGAAAAAGGCCGAAGAGAAGCAGCTTAAAAGTGAGTGGAGGTTCCGTTCCCTTTTTGAAAATTCACCAGTGGCTCTCTGGGAACTGGATATGAGCGCACTCAAGAATATCTTTGATTCTTACTCTCAGGACATGGTCCCGGTTATACGGGAAGATCTCCTTTCGGATCTGGATTCAGTGAAAGACTGTCTTGATCTGGTCAAGATAATTGATGCCAACAACCGCACTATTGAATTCTTGGGAAGCCATTCCCGTGAAGAGCTGTTTCAGAGAGGCTTTTCACCTTATGTCACACCTCATTCATGGCGTTTTTACCGTACATTGATTCTTGATATGCTTAATGGAGCTCTTCGAAATCGCAGTGAGTTTAATTTTCTCCGGCGCGATGGCCTTGAACAGTCTTTTATCCTGAATCTTAATATTGTGCCTGGCTTCGAGGATTCGTGGGGCCGGGTGTTGGTCTCGGTTGAAGATATTTCCGAGCTTAAGAGAATTGAAAAAGAATTGCGGCTCAGCAGGGAAGAAGCGCAGAAAGCCAACGAAGCCAAGGGGCGTTTTCTTGCTAACATGACTCACGAATTCAGGACTCCGATGAATGCGGTAAAAGGTATGGTCCAGCTTCTTCAGCGATCCGATCTTAACGATGAGCAGCAGGAAAATTTGCGCCTGATCAAATCTTCCGTTGATAGTCTGCTGGTCATAGTCAACGATATTCTCGACTATTCCAGACTGGATTCAGTTCATATGGAATTAAATGAGGAAAATATAGATTTGCCTGCTTTTCTGCAGGAAATGAGGGATGTTGTCGACGTTGGGGCCATGAACAAGACCTTACAGGTGAATCTCGAAGCTGATAACGTTCCTGAATGTGTGCGGGTGGACAGCCTTCGGTTGCGGCAGGTGCTGGTTAATCTGCTTGGAAACGCGGTAAAATTTACGGATAAAGGTTCCGTAACCCTTTGCTGTACTCCGGTCTCGCGAACCGGGGATGATACTGTAATTTATCTGCTTTTTGAGATCTCTGATACCGGTATAGGATTACCGGAAAATGCAATTGATTCCCTGTTTAAATCTTTCGTGCAGGCCGATCCGAGTATAACGCGCCGTTACGGAGGTACTGGATTGGGATTGGCTATCTGCTATAAATTAGTCAAGCATCTTGGTGGTGAATTATCCGCGCGCAACAATGATGAGGGCGGAGCTCTTTTTTCATTCACTCTCCCGGTGGAAGCATGTTGCGATGTTCCGGCTTTGGACAAAAGTGATGGTGTTGAAGAAGCTGTTGATTTATCTGGTGTTAAGGTGCTTGTGGCGGAAGATAGTAAGATGAACCGTATTTTGCTTCGGAAGATTTTTGAAAAGAATGGGGTCAGCGATTATGTAATGGTTGAGAACGGTAAGGATGCGGTGGATACTTTTATGGAAAGTGACGATTTTGATCTGATTTTCATGGACATACAAATGCCGGTGCTGGATGGTTTTGAAGCTGCGCAGGCAATCCGCAAAACCCATTCTCCTGTAAGAATAGTCGCCCTTACTGCCAATGCGGGTGAAGAATTTTATGAAAAATGCATTGAAAGCGGCATGGATTCCCGGATCACCAAACCGTTTAATGTGGATGATCTTTTGAAAGAGCTGGCGAAATCAGCTTCCGCAAAGTCTTGATCTACTTAGCTGTTTATCAAGTCTGTTTTTGCGTCTAAATTACTTTTATTCAATATATTCAGCTTGCTATCCCTGACCGATATTTCTTGAACGGTTTTGATTACAATGGTAACTCCCTAGTTGTGGCGTATGGAATTTTGGACTGCTGAAAAACGCTGTATAGCGTTCAATGGGGCTGTAATCTGTCCCCCTGCGAAACTGTTGCTAAATTGGTGAGTTGTGATGTTAAAGGCTCTTGCACAGAAAAAATATAATTATTTGCGTGTGGCCCCTTTACCTCATTTTGTTCTGGGCCTCTGTCTTGGTATGGTTGTGACTCTGGCGTGGCTTGCCGCCGAGTTTTATCGCGATGGGCACAGTTTCGGTTTTATCACTTCGCTGGCTATTGCTTTGAGCTGGATTACCGGGGCTTTTTTTTCAGTTGCGGATATTATCAGCCGCTACCGGGAATATCTGCGTATCCGCAAAATGCTTGTCGATAAGGGCTATAGCGATAAGATATTCAAGGCCGTGGCTTCTTCAAGATGTCAGCGGGATGCCGCACTTTGGGCCGCACGTCAGGCCGGGTATGGTTGTCTGGCCAAGAAGGTTTACCTGCGCCTGGGGTATCGCTGGTATCATGTACTGCCGGATAAGCTGGTCAGCAACCCTTTACGTCTTTTCACGCCTAGATTTTTACGCACAGCCTTTATGCCCGGCAAGCGTATAAACGAAGACCGTTAGATCATAATTTTCGAATCTTAAGAAAGCTAGACATATTCAATCAGGCATCGCTGTCTATTCTCAAATTTTTTAGAAATAAGTAAAGGCCGTAACCCTCATAAGAGTTACGGCCTTTATTTTTTTTAATGTGCATTCTGCTTTGCGTGGAAAATAAATTTTCCGTCAACTTTTTCAGCAACAGCCTTATGGCGGGGCGGAATGTTGCGGTAGTTAACAGCCGGATATCCCAGAAAAAGAGCTCCGTGGGCCATGCAGCCTTCCGGTACTCCCAGAAAATCAAGAACTTTCGGACTGTATGCGGCAGCAAGTATAACATAGCCAGCCCAACAGCTGCCATATCCTTTGGCGTGTGCTGCAAGTTCAAGAGTGTTGGTGGCGATAATTGCATCAGCCTGTGGGGTGATACCCTGTTCAGGTGCCCATGCAATGGCCACGGCTGGAGCATTGCGGCAGATCGCGTCATTCCCTTTGTTCCATGCGTTGACCAGTCCGCTGAAGAACAGTTTACCCGCCAGCGGATGTTTTTGATCAACCATTTCTTTCATCCATTCAACTATCACTTCCCCAAGCTCATGTATTTTTTCAGGGGTATCCAGGACAGTCCATGAAACGGGTTGAACATTATGCCCGGAAGGAGCGTAGGCGGCAATGTGGATGAGCTCGCCGATCTTTTCGGCGCTAAGTTGTTTCTTTTTGAATTTGCGGACAGATCGACGGGTTTTGACCAACGTTTCTATTGAGTCCGGATCTGGCATATCCTGCTTGCTGAAGGGAACCGCCTCCTGTCCCTCAAAGGCAGTAAGAGTGATGGCCCCGGTGGGGCAGACGGCCATACAGTGACCGCAGTTGATGCAGTAGCTTGCTTTTCTGGGATGTACCGTGGGAACTTGGTCTTTGCCTTCTACGACCAGAACCGAGAGAGGACATTCGTGTACGCAGAGCTCATCTTTTTTGCAGAGTTCTGGATTAATTATAACTGGTAGCATTTTTTCTCCATTTTATGTTGAGAACGTTGTTTCATGTAAGGATAATCACTTTCTTTTCTTTGACCAGATAGCAGAAGACCCCGGCAATCTACCGGGGTCTTCTTTGATTTAGTTGGTCATTAGTTCTTACGAGGCGATGAGAATCAGTCCGGCGAGAACGAACTATTGTGTGGCGGGAATCGGTACCGGCGCAGAAGCGCTCTGCGGCCCGAACAGATTTATTGGTCAGCTTTTTTGATGATTCTGGCCTTACCCGGTTCCGGCTTGGACTCCTGATCTTCGGCAGCAGTCTCATCTGGGGCTGATTTCTCATTGTCTCCAGCTTCGGTGACGCTGAAATTTTCAACTTCAACCTCAACCGGGGTTGCTTTCCATGAAAATTCCATGCTGAGTTTGTTTTTCAGCTTTTTGGTTTTGGCTTTGATTTCCACATTGATTTCATCGGATGGAATCAGGGTGACAGTTTCATCCCCGTTCTGGATGAGCATGTTCCCGGACTTGAAGCTGTTCAGGATGTTTTCCAGAATGACGATAGCTTCTTCCTGTCCTACTTTCTTTTTCAGAGTTACTTTAGACTTTTCATCCTTACTCATATCAAACCTGCCTTTTGTGCAGTTGTCAGGTCAGTGATAGCAGGGCCTGAGAAAGAAGATGCGGGTCCAGATAAGGAGCGCTTTCTTTGCTGATCAGCTCGCAGTCTATGGCCTGAATACCGAGTTTATTGATTTCTTTTTTATCAACACCGCCGGGATAAATCCCATTTACCGAGTCTACGAGAATAAAGTTGAGTACATCACTTACCCGGATGTTCTCCGGATCATCCTTACGCAGATAGTAGAGGAGCTTCTGAATCTGGTGCGTCAGCGAGTGCCCTTTCAATTCGGGATCTGTTCCGGTGTTGGGTGTGAAAACTTTAGGGCACCTGCTGTCGCTGACCGCACTGCCGATGCCTTCCGGCAGAAGATTCGCCACAACACTGGAATAGAAGCTGCCTAAAGGATAGCAGATCAGCTCGGCACTGTTGATTAATTTTTTCATTTTTTTGCGGATCCGGACAGTGCAGGGAGTGGAATCACCGAGTTTTTCAGCCAGCCAGAGCTTTTTGATGCCCGAGGCGATGGGTGAAGACTCCTTTCCGGTCATCAGATGCTGGCCGACTACAAATGTTCCGTCTTCCAATTCTGCGGCGAGGTGAAGGTCCTTGTTGACCGTGGGCCGCACAACGCCTCGAACTTCTACCAGTTTGGAGAAAATATAGATTACCGGGTCGATATGCCTTCGGTTGGTCATATACCCGGCAGTGAGAATTATGTTTCCGATGCTTGCCCCGCGTAGGTTGAAATCCTCCATGAAATTTGCAAATTGAATAAAATGGTTGCGGATGATCTTGCGCATGGGGGCCGGGATATCGCGTACCAGCGGATGCTTGCATTCCATCATTTCTTCAAATTCAGCGCGCAGCTCATCCTCTCCGGCATCTTTAGGCAACCGGTAGGCGAAAAGCTTATATATAGCTGGATTTCCCAGAACGCTTTGATCAGCGAGAGCCATGAGCCGGTTGCGGATATCACCCACGGCCAGCATCTTGAACTTGTTGCGGATAACAGCGGAACTGCCCCCTGAATCAAAGGGGGTAATTATGTGGATGCTGTTGTGCGTGTACTGGGCCAGCACGGACGAAGTCTTCTTGAGCGCAGTTCCGCCACTGAAAAACAGGATTCTTGGACCGAGGTCCGGTGTTCTCCTGTATCTTTCCAGCTTGAGCGGGTCCGGTACCCTGACTTCACGTTCGATTTTGATGCGCATTGAATTCCTTTGAAATTTTATTTTAAATGGACCCTTCGTCCATAAACCGCAGACAGGCGTCGGCTGCCTTATCAAAATCCACACCGCCGCTTATTTCAATCAGGGTGGTTTTTGAGAGTAGCTCCGCGTATGCATCGATATCGGGATCATCTCTCTTCTCAGGGGAATCAGGCAGATAGAAGAGACCGGTGGATTTCATAAATGCGGGAAGCAGATCCTTGCGTTCTTTGGGATCAACTTTTTTAACTACGGTTTCGGAACTGTCGCGTTTCCAGTTGAGGATGACCAATGCGCTCAGAGGTGCTTTGAGCACGAATTTGTTTTTGCCGTAACATTCATCGATGAGCGCGTCGTATTTGTGCTCAAGTTCCCAGAGTTCCTCCTTGGGCATGCTCAGGAACCTCTCTTTATCTTCAGAGCTTACGATGCAGGTCAGGTCCGGGTTGTTAAGCGCGGTACCCGGGTTGATGCGCGGCTGTTTGGCAACGCCGTACATGGTCAGTGAATCGCCGTTATCTTCGGCCATGATCCGGTCATTGCTGACGAAAGTGGTTCCGCGGCTCATCAGGTGCAAGGCGAGGGTCGATTTGCCCATACCTGAGAATCCCGCCATGGCGATACCGCGTCCGTTTTTAAGGACCCCTGCGGCGTGGCCGAGTAAAGAACCGTTGTTGAGTTTGTATTCGATGAAGCGGTTGTTGATGAAGTTTATGAGCTGATTGGAGTTCTCAATGCAGGGACCGATGGCTATGTTTTCATCACCGCCGAAAGCGAAAATCATCCCGGTTAATCTTTTGTAGACCACACGACCGTCAGGGAGATTATAAAATTCTTCCTTGATCTTGGTCTTGCCGGGGTCCGGCTGCTTTACGGAATATTCAAGGCCGAGGTCCACAGCGGGGCATTCGTGAGCGGTGATAAGGATATCGCCCTTATCGACGTCAGCCAGAAATTCCTTGAAATAGTTGTTCAGGTCGTCCAGCAGTTCTGAGCTGTTTACCCGTGTTTCGATTATGCAGCCTCCGAAGTCTATGAAAATGGATTCGGTAGCCGGAAATTCAGTGCGGAATTTATCAACAATTGCGGATTTAGTGATTGCGGTCTGGCTCATTAACCTTCCACCTTTTTTATTACATAGTCTACGTAGTGGGCTGCGGCGTCGATACCCCGAGCGTCAAGCAGCCCCCGGAAGCCGCCGAATGCAGATACTTCAAAAATAAAGGGTCCGTCGGGAGTTATGGCAACATCAACACAGGTGAAATCGAGATTAAAAATGGCCTGTGCTTTCCGGGCCAGCTCGATGATTTCCTGCGGCGGGTCAACCGGTGCGTATTTACCGCCGTTAACGGTTGTCGTGTTCCATGAGTCGGTTGTCTTGCAGCGGGCGTAAGTGGTCAGGTATTCTCCGCCGAGAAAGACAATGCCGAGATCGCTGTCATTGAGATCGATGGTCTTCTGGATATACATGGTGTTGTAATCCTTATGGTAATCTTCAATGATTTTGCGCGCATCCGGTCCGGGTTTAAGCACGAACATGCCTCTGGCCTTGGTGCTGTAGAGGGGCTTGAAAACGGCCTCACCGTATTCTTCCACCGCGGCCAGCGCATGATCCACGTCTTCGGTGATAGTGGTCGGCGGCATGGGGATATCGCCCAGTTGCAAGGAAATGGTACAGGTGAGGCGATCCAGTACACGCAGGATGGAGTAGGGGGATGAGAAAATTTTCACCCCGCGCCCTTCGAGCATGCGCAGCATTTCAAGACGGTCCAGCAGGTCCGGTGAATACTGTTTGCCGATCTTTTTAATGATCAATGCATCGTAGTCTGAGAGATCTTCGTTTTCTACAACAGCCTTCCCGGAAGGCAGATCCAGACGCACATCCTGCATTT is a window of Maridesulfovibrio sp. DNA encoding:
- a CDS encoding DUF2325 domain-containing protein, with the protein product MCAALIGGMDRLKRDYIISAQKKGVKLKVFTGKENKVSAKLGSADHVIIFTNQISHAAKKDIVKYTKSKQIPLHMFHSCGVSTLKNCLDNL
- a CDS encoding amphi-Trp domain-containing protein, which produces MSKDEKSKVTLKKKVGQEEAIVILENILNSFKSGNMLIQNGDETVTLIPSDEINVEIKAKTKKLKNKLSMEFSWKATPVEVEVENFSVTEAGDNEKSAPDETAAEDQESKPEPGKARIIKKADQ
- a CDS encoding deoxyribonuclease IV; the encoded protein is MFIGAHMPITGGVDKAVERIMSIGGTALQIFTRNQRQWKVKPLEEKVVDRFKNLREEWGNYPVSVHDSYLINLASPKPDSAAKSVKAFAEELRRTERLGIESLVTHPGSHLGSGNVEALERYVANLDQAIELSETEEVNVLIENTAGQGTNLGSRFGELATILEGSGYTSRMGVCFDTCHAFAAGYDLRTPESCAEVFERFDKLIGLDFIRFFHLNDSKQEFGSNKDRHEHIGKGYIGLEGFRYIVSDSRFAAVPKVIETPKDDDPEFKLDIENIELLRSLHE
- a CDS encoding PAS domain S-box protein, with product MITQSSRSDSGSDHLVFRILIILAFTIFAVFVGLSLWVGYSSQLQVRDTARELFVGESAKRAMAVRFYFSNRVSELESATDSKTLRSFVRVLEEKGALSSQKETTLISDVCAVISGILSKRSAGGELAYSRIAVLDENGKLLLDSDVECMIVKDNREFDKFRVRHGVPAYFAGSYAGELSIVVSVPIEYAKGGRGTIVGWTRMESLHRSLSFMTVSPSVGSDFLRVGDTVVAVSNISAQQSGHLLLMDALHEWNGLTVLKAGQSGREVDYLAISSPVRGTSLSVISLVEEDKLFGFLSLRQQFLLTIFLFIVISGGCLWLIRSVLARKVYEARMQEAAKRVEEVNRQKEKIEQEIKNRHMADALRKKAENRYRDIFDNAPIGIFQASTDGRYLTVNKALAGLYGYESSEELVQNVESVAKQIYVNRDDWDRAIDILDFSGQISSFEVECRHRDGHSIWTSRDLRLVKAEPGMPTYVEGFVVNITARKKAEEKQLKSEWRFRSLFENSPVALWELDMSALKNIFDSYSQDMVPVIREDLLSDLDSVKDCLDLVKIIDANNRTIEFLGSHSREELFQRGFSPYVTPHSWRFYRTLILDMLNGALRNRSEFNFLRRDGLEQSFILNLNIVPGFEDSWGRVLVSVEDISELKRIEKELRLSREEAQKANEAKGRFLANMTHEFRTPMNAVKGMVQLLQRSDLNDEQQENLRLIKSSVDSLLVIVNDILDYSRLDSVHMELNEENIDLPAFLQEMRDVVDVGAMNKTLQVNLEADNVPECVRVDSLRLRQVLVNLLGNAVKFTDKGSVTLCCTPVSRTGDDTVIYLLFEISDTGIGLPENAIDSLFKSFVQADPSITRRYGGTGLGLAICYKLVKHLGGELSARNNDEGGALFSFTLPVEACCDVPALDKSDGVEEAVDLSGVKVLVAEDSKMNRILLRKIFEKNGVSDYVMVENGKDAVDTFMESDDFDLIFMDIQMPVLDGFEAAQAIRKTHSPVRIVALTANAGEEFYEKCIESGMDSRITKPFNVDDLLKELAKSASAKS
- a CDS encoding GAK system ATP-grasp enzyme, which translates into the protein MKIGVIGLKGAWSSEQLAKAVAEKTGRDTKVFEMQDVRLDLPSGKAVVENEDLSDYDALIIKKIGKQYSPDLLDRLEMLRMLEGRGVKIFSSPYSILRVLDRLTCTISLQLGDIPMPPTTITEDVDHALAAVEEYGEAVFKPLYSTKARGMFVLKPGPDARKIIEDYHKDYNTMYIQKTIDLNDSDLGIVFLGGEYLTTYARCKTTDSWNTTTVNGGKYAPVDPPQEIIELARKAQAIFNLDFTCVDVAITPDGPFIFEVSAFGGFRGLLDARGIDAAAHYVDYVIKKVEG
- a CDS encoding nitroreductase family protein, which produces MLPVIINPELCKKDELCVHECPLSVLVVEGKDQVPTVHPRKASYCINCGHCMAVCPTGAITLTAFEGQEAVPFSKQDMPDPDSIETLVKTRRSVRKFKKKQLSAEKIGELIHIAAYAPSGHNVQPVSWTVLDTPEKIHELGEVIVEWMKEMVDQKHPLAGKLFFSGLVNAWNKGNDAICRNAPAVAIAWAPEQGITPQADAIIATNTLELAAHAKGYGSCWAGYVILAAAYSPKVLDFLGVPEGCMAHGALFLGYPAVNYRNIPPRHKAVAEKVDGKFIFHAKQNAH
- a CDS encoding HprK-related kinase B; protein product: MSQTAITKSAIVDKFRTEFPATESIFIDFGGCIIETRVNSSELLDDLNNYFKEFLADVDKGDILITAHECPAVDLGLEYSVKQPDPGKTKIKEEFYNLPDGRVVYKRLTGMIFAFGGDENIAIGPCIENSNQLINFINNRFIEYKLNNGSLLGHAAGVLKNGRGIAMAGFSGMGKSTLALHLMSRGTTFVSNDRIMAEDNGDSLTMYGVAKQPRINPGTALNNPDLTCIVSSEDKERFLSMPKEELWELEHKYDALIDECYGKNKFVLKAPLSALVILNWKRDSSETVVKKVDPKERKDLLPAFMKSTGLFYLPDSPEKRDDPDIDAYAELLSKTTLIEISGGVDFDKAADACLRFMDEGSI
- a CDS encoding GAK system CofD-like protein — its product is MRIKIEREVRVPDPLKLERYRRTPDLGPRILFFSGGTALKKTSSVLAQYTHNSIHIITPFDSGGSSAVIRNKFKMLAVGDIRNRLMALADQSVLGNPAIYKLFAYRLPKDAGEDELRAEFEEMMECKHPLVRDIPAPMRKIIRNHFIQFANFMEDFNLRGASIGNIILTAGYMTNRRHIDPVIYIFSKLVEVRGVVRPTVNKDLHLAAELEDGTFVVGQHLMTGKESSPIASGIKKLWLAEKLGDSTPCTVRIRKKMKKLINSAELICYPLGSFYSSVVANLLPEGIGSAVSDSRCPKVFTPNTGTDPELKGHSLTHQIQKLLYYLRKDDPENIRVSDVLNFILVDSVNGIYPGGVDKKEINKLGIQAIDCELISKESAPYLDPHLLSQALLSLT